The genomic stretch TCCACGTCGATGCGCGCTCTAAAAATACAGTGATAACAAGCTAGTGATTTATCCTCAGGAACGTTGCCGAAATGGAACTGCAGAAGTGCAAAACAGTAGTGATGACAAATATCTTTGACAGTCCTTCACGGTACCAATGTTGAAAGAAAGGCCATTGCTTTACTACTCGGTCCTAAAATTGAATCAACTAGAAGTGGTAAGCCCAATCAAGGTACAATTCTACAATTAACCACCAACCCTACTAAGCCCAAGCAATCTAGACCAGCAGAAACAAGCAAAGTCGGAGATGAGAACCATATGGACAAGAACGCCAGACATGCGAGAACGAAAGAGAAAAGATGCGTACACAAGCCCACAAGAGGCTAGGAGTACCTTCTTGTCGATGTAATCGGCCCAGAAGCGTGCCTGCGCGCGGCCGTAGGGGTCGTCCCGGGGCAGGAGCGGCGCCGCCTGTGGCCAGACCTCGTCGATGTACTCGACGATGGCGAGGGACTCGCAGACGGGCCTGCCGGCGTGGAGCAGGACGGGGATCTTCTTGTGCACGGGGTTGGAGCGGAGGAGCAGCTCGCTCTTGCTGAGGAGGAggtcctgctcgcggtacttgTAGGGGACGCCCTTCTCGGCCAGCGCGATCCGGCAGCGCTGTCCGAAGGGGCTCACCCAGAAGTCCAAGAGCACCACCTCTGGAAGGTCCGCCATTGCCGAGCTGCTCGGgtacggtggtggtggtgtgggttGGTTGGCAAAAGGCGATGGGAACGGAGGCGTTTCTTGTTGGGTTTGCTGGCGGATCAGTCTAGCAAAGGGAGTTTTATAAGGTGAGGGTTTGGCAACCTTGAATTTGGTCAGCAGTAACGACAACTACGGGTCGAGTTGATGGTTCAGTTTCAACAATCACATTCCTCTGAGTTTTGTAGTAAGTTAATCATATATACTCCacttataagaaaaagaatttttttctcgaacacatTATAAGAAAAAGAATTAGTCAGAAAAAAATTCTAGTTCTTTGTTTCGGACCAGAATAACTATTAGTCCTTTGTTGATGGTTGGAAGGTGAAACTTTGACCTGCTTCCAGTAGGGCATATGCCTATGGTTGTTGGCATGATTATGGGATCAAGATATAATTTTTCTTTATATATTATATACAACCTATGTTTCTCTTTACTCCCTCGTAATGATCTAAATATATTCAAGAGTTGAAAATAACAGCacaaagggggtgtttggatcctggagctaaagtttagtccgtgtcacatcgaatattcagaggctaattaggaggattaaatatgagttaattataaaactaattacaaagatggaggctaaacggcgagacgaatctattaagcctaattaattcatcattagcaaatggttactgtagcagcacattgtcaaatcatggactaattaggcttaatagatttgtcttgctgtttagcctccatctgtgtaatgggttttataaatagtctatgtttaatactcctaattagtatctaaacatttgatgtgacagggactaagggggtgtttacttccaccttgctaaactttagttgctaaagtttagcaacttttagttgctaaactgccaaacacccttgctaaaacttgctaaagttgagttgctaaagtttagcactttagcaagtttttggttgctaaaacttgctaaaaggtgggctggacaacatatacccctcatttattgcttatctcccccctcctgcgcacctttaataagggtagataggttcttttacagctcattaaatgacttttagcaagagtatccaaacagcttttgctaaagtttagcaacttttagcaactaaagtttagcaagtggaagtaaacaccccctaaaatttagctcggggatccaaacacccccaaagtaACAAACTTTAAATGAGATAGGTAGGTTGTACTTATTTCAACGAGTAGTTATTAATAGTCTGTTAAATGAGATGAGGTAGGTAGGTTGTACTTATTTCAACGAGTAGTTATTAATGGTCCATTAAATGAGGTAGGTAGGTTGTACTTATTTCAACGAGTAGTTATTAATGGTCTGTTAAATGAGGTAGGTAGATTGTACTTATTTCAACGAGTAGTTATTAATGGTCCGCACACAATTTATTGGTTGTAGAGGGGTAATAGAATCCGCAAGCTTGTCACACGTGTATGTGTTGTGTTATGTGTAGTGTATGTGTTGTGTTATGTGTAATGGTACGATCCAAGCTTTAACTAATTTCACTGGACGAAGAGAGTAACTCCCTGTCCAATGATGTGATGTGCTTTTGCATGAATAACTGTTTGCACCGTATCGACACAGCCTGCATCATCGATCAGCCATAATATGAAAAATAACCATCAtcaaaactcaaaaaaaaagaagccatAATATGAAAATTAACCATCATCAAaactcaaaaagaaaaagagaaaaacactgAGACAAACTAAACTGTAAACACACAGGTTTTATAGATTAGCTGAAGCCAAGCAGAATCACACAACCAACTTTTATTGCTGAATCAAAGAGCTCGAGCGATGAGGGACCCCAGGACACCCATTGACTCAGAACCTGATCACACACACCAGACGCACGCTGCAATGGCGTGGATATCGATCAACCCGAAGCGCCGGCCCTGCCTAGCGCAGTGCTCACATTACATGGGGCCAAACTTGGTCTGGAGGAACTGGACGAACTCCACCTTGTCGGGGTCGGTCAGCGCCTTGGCGACGCTCTCGCCCTCCCTGCAGAGCTTGGCCCAGGCCACGATCTTGGGGCAGTGCTCCTCGATGCTGAACCCGCCCAGCTTCTCGTAGGCGAGGAACCAGGAGGTGAAGGGCACGAGCGCGATGTCCACGAAGCCGAAGGTGTCACCAGCGAAGTAGGGCTTGTCGCCGAGCTCGGACTCCAGGGTCTTGAGGACCTCGGTCAGGTCCTTCTTGGCCTGCTCCTGGGCTTCGCCCTTGAGCTTCCAAAGCCGAGTCTGGCAGCCATAGATCTGAGGATAACCAGCAAAATTTATGTGTATGTGTTCTCTAACAATGCCAACGATAACAAAGCAGAAAGGTTTTGCACACAAGCACAGCATGCTCAACGGAGTACCTTCTTGTCGATGTAATCCGCCCAGAAGCGTGCCTCTGCGCGGGCGTATGGGTCGTCCCGGggcaggagcggcgcggcgtCCGGCCAGGCCTCGTCGACGTACGTACTGGACGATGACGAGGGACTCGCAGATGGCCCTGCCGGCGTGGAGCAGGACGGGGATCGTCTTGTGCACGGGTTGGAGCGGAGGAGAGAAGCTCTCCCTtgcagttgaggacatcctgctcgcggtactcgTAGGGCACGTCCTTCTCCTCCAGCGCGATCCGGCAGCGCTGCCCGAAGGGACTCACCCAGAAGTCCAGCAGCACCACCTCAGGCTCCACCGCCATTGCCAGCAAGCAGCCACTGGGCTTGGGTTGGAGGAGATTGAAATGTGGGCGGTGGTGGTGTTTACTGTTTATTGGTGTGGTTGGTAGGGAGCAGAGGCGTTTTGTGTTGAGTTTGGGGGGATCAGTTTAAGCATGCTGAGGGGCAATTTATAGTGCCGAACTGGCGATCATGTTCAGGGTTTTGTATTTTACCAAAATTCCAGTATTTTGGTAGGTAACAAATCAACCCAATTCCTAGCCCAAAATGACGGTCACCCTCGAGATTGCTTACTCCAGCAAGAACCAACTAACATCGTGAAAAATGACCTCTCATCCCTAGCCTCAGTACCAATTGCTTTTGGACCCGgcactaatgttagcattagtaccggttccaaattTGAAAGTCTCCGGAGGCCCTCTAGTACCAGATGGGGGCTTCatcaccctctagtaccggttggagccaccacccggtactagaggattcagtaccggttggaggtTTCAACCGATACTAGATGTTAACCTCTAGTACCGGAGGAAGCCTCCCCGTCCACCCGGTCAACACCTAGGATTTTTTTAGATTCCAACACGCACACACGCACCAACGCTCCTTCTTATTCTCAGTAGTCAGCACCAATGCATGCACCAACTCCNNNNNNNNNNNNNNNNNNNNNNNNNNNNNNNNNNNNNNNNNNNNNNNNNNNNNNNNNNNNNNNNNNNNNNNNNNNNNNNNNNNNNNNNNNNNNNNNNNNNCACTCGACTATCCAGCACAGCGTAGCCCCAGTGCTCCGCTCATTTTGACCTGATTTCATCGAGTCTCTACGAGTTCCACAACTCGTCAGCTGCCCACAGCTACTCCAGATCGAGTTCTCAACTCGTCTCACAAGTCTAAAGCGGCTTCACAAATCCACGACTACATCGTGATATTCAAAGCACAAAACTTGCAGTTGTTGAACAATCACTCAAGATCGCATTTTATGCATTACCTTCAGTCACATCCGATTACCCAATAAAATCaaggtatacaaaatacaacacgatGACACAACAACgtctacaagcaactgcctattgGAAGTCTGCACATAAGCATTAGGCTTTTagtatatcacaaggatacacaggctTGACAAATACTAAAACAACAAGGTGTAAGTACTATCAAAAGTCAGGGNNNNNNNNNNNNNNNNNNNNNNNNNNNNNNNNNNNNNNNNNNNNNNNNNNNNNNNNNNNNNNNNNNNNNNNNNNNNNNNNNNNNNNNNNNNNNNNNNNNNtttgtttttttatttttttaatcccctctagtaccgattaTTCCACCAGTACTAGAGGACCCCCTCTAGTAACGGATGGCTAGTACCGGTTGCCCAACCGGTACTATGGGGGTTGGGAATCGGTAGTAGATGTCATTTTTCTAGTTGTTGCATCCTGGCGTTCTACACCAGAAGTCCAGCAGCACCACCTCAGGCTCCACCACCATTGCCAGCCAGCAGCCACTGGACTTGGGTTGGAGGAGATCGAAatgtgggtggtggtggtggtggtggtggtgtttaCTGGTGTGGTTGGTAGGGAGCAGAGACATTTTGTGTTGAGTTTGGGGGGATTAGTTTCAGCATGTTGTGGGGCAATTTATAGTGGCGAACTAGCATGTCCAGGGCTTTGTATTTTACAAAATATCCAGTATTTTGGTAGGTAACAAATCGGGTTGATCCTAAATCACCATTCGATCAAGTGCCATACCATGATTATTCCATAAAGTATCACAACAGAGCATCCATAGATGATCACCGCACACACCAGATTCAATTAGCAATGACTAATTAACCAGCAGTATAACCGAGCACCTGCTGTCTGCTCCATGCAGTGTTGCAAGTTAGAGTTACAATGTATGTGCCAAAAACCACAGCATAGCACAACTACTAGACAACATAAATAGGTTCTGCATACCATGGTAACCTACCTGGTTTTACATACCATAAACAGAGTGGACCTGCAAGCCCTAAGCTATTCTTCACCATAACAGATTATCCTGGCCACTTTCGTATAGAGCTGATCCTCATACCAGTCCACTCCCAACAAGAAACCATAAGCAACAGATATAATACTGATCAGTAACATAACCCCTTTCCTTTTCAGCTTGTTCATTCTCAGCTTCTCCCTATTAAAAAGATGTGCATAATGCATGAATGTAAGGATAGTTTCATTTGAGTACAGATCAAATAAGTTGTAGCGCATTAAATAAATTACCTGGCAGCTTCAGCTTTAATTCTAGCTACCTCATCATCAATAATACTAGCTATCTTGCCATCTATCTCCACTCCCTCTTTTTCTAAATTTGCCAGCATATGTTCAACCTCCTTCGTCTTCCTAGCAACATCAGCTCTAGCTCCATTGCCGCATCCACACTACTAGGATTAATTAAAGGAATATAGCTGAGATGGTAATGCACAAGctaaaacagctattcatgcaTGCAAGTGGATGCTAACAAGAGAGCATGGCGGCAATTGGCTAACAATAGTCCTTTCAGAATCCAAACTGTCAAACTTTCAAAAATTTGACCACTAGTATGTCTAAAGCTATCAAGATTGACTATATGACATATCACTAGACTTGTTTTTGCAAATGCTTTAGCAACAGTACAAATTAGAACATCATTGAAATAGAAACTATAAAGTAGTGGCGAAGTTCTATTTCTAGAAACACAAAAGGTCACTGAGGAAAAAGCAAAACAGAAGGATGGAATACTATGGAATTATCTGTTCATCGAATCCATGGTGTACTCAGTGTGGGGGCAGGGGCCATGGCTCCTCCACGAAATAAATTGCTTCAGTAAAAACTAATTATCAACAGTTTCTTTCAAGCAAAAGTAACAAATTTAGACATATGTCTAAGATAGGCCTCCTCTGCAATCAGGCACTTGTTGTGCATATTAAGTGGCAACATTCACCATAACTGGGTCAAATTATAGAACCAACATTCACCATAATTCGGTCAAATTACAGAACCCCTCTAACTAACAACtaggggtgtgtttggttttggaacgaCGTGGGTCGGGTcggagccgacccacttttgtgggttggagccaacccagctcgtgtttggatgagtgggttggagccgacccagttttttgtttggttgaaaaagttgagagggttgggatgatgtccttttaacaccgttagctgtGGGCCCCGCCTGTCAGttgcggggcccacctgtcagcctctctctcctccctcccttcctcctccttcttcttcctggggCCGCCCAGCCTCCTCTCATCCCCGACGCCCCCGACTTCTCCGGCTCCTCCGAGCCTCCCGGCGcccacgcgccgccggccgcctcctcctccctacgcgccgccgacctcctcctcctgctccgccccaccggcttcctccaccgcgccccgcctgctccgccccgccgccgttgGCCTGCGCCGCAccctgccgccggcctcctgctccgccccgccgccggcttcctccaccgcggcccgcctcccgctccgccccgcctcccactccgccccgccgcgcctctGCCCCACCGCcacgcctcctgctccgccccgtcgccgcgcctcctgctccgccccgccgccgcgtgctcctgctccgccccgccgccgcgtgctccacctcgccgccggcctgcgccgCGCTGCGCCTGCTCCCCCCACCCCCCTACCCTCCCGGCGCCGGCCTGCGCCCCGCCGGCCTACGCCCCCCACCGCGCCCCTCACGGCGTTACACGCTCGCTCACTGGGTTGGAATGGTCCGCTCGTTTTGAGGGGATCGTTCTAACCCGCATCTATACGGTATATTCCCTACGGGGGTCGAACCCAACCCACTTCATTCCTAACCAAACACGGGATGATGAGGGTCCGACCCATTCCAACCCACCTcgacccagtaaccaaacacaccctaggTAAACTGTCTGGCTAAAAAGCTGTATAATTTGTTAGTATAAAAACATTTTGATCGAGGCCTACTGGTCAATTTGGTGGTAGACGATGGATCTCGTGTAGCCGAACAGCGGATTGCAGGTATCGTAGGTGGATCGATAGATCGATCGAACGGGAGCGGAACTAATACCTGAGAGGTGGGAGGCGGAGAGTCCGCCGGCGGCGAATCGCCGGGGCCCAGAACCCGCGGAGGAGTGCTGGAGGGAGAGCGCAGCGCCATGGCACCGGCACGGAGGAAGAGtctgctggaggaggagggaccgtcggctagggtttgggtgcgGTTGCTTTGTCTTGCTTCCTCGACCTGGTGGCTTGCGAGCGATCCAGCGATGGGGACAAGAGAGCGCTGGccgtctcttcttcttcttctcttatCCTTGGTGGACTCCGACTCGAGTGACCATGGGCTGGCCGTCCAGCCTCTTGGGCCCGAATGTTCAGGCACACGCACACCACAACAGAAGCccgagaaagaaaaaaaaacagagcacGAGTGCCCAACGAAgggaaaaaaatacatgtcatgtaagtCCATTTAACACCCCTCAACTATCGCCGTTGTCCGATTTTCACCCCTTGCTCGAAAAACCGGATACACACTCGGTGGTGTCGTGGTGGTTCTAGGCGGTGATGGATACCAGGTGCGTCACGTCAACCGTCCTGTATGTTGCCTCGTCAGCCTCCAGGGCTGTAAACGGCTGACCTAGACTTTACAAAAATAAagtaaaattatttttttcctagAAAATATATGGAATTAAAAATCCTAAAATCTAGTGTTGGGATCGCCCAAAACGACGTCACCTTGAGATTGCTTACTCCAGCAAGAACCAACTAGCATCGTGAAATCGACGCCCTGTACAAAGCTAATCTCGTTGGTCCTAACCTGGCGTGAAAACAATATTAACATCGCATCCTCTCTGTCGCTCTAATATCGAAGTTAAGGATTATTTGTTGACGGCTAAAGTATGAGAAAGGGTATTCATGGTATGTAAAAAGATCCTCGGGTCACTACAAAAGGGGAACCCTACCCCGTTAAAAGGGGACGGACAATTTTTGAGAACAAGATCGTGAGTGTTATTTCCATTTTGTTGTGTTCGAGTCTTCTTGAGATTTGTTTCCCAACATTAGCGCCCACCGTGTTCTCAGCCACGAAGTAACCCACGATGCCAcccaaaagaagaagagagccaCTGAGGACGAGCCAGAGCAGGAAACATAGCTCGTTCCAGTTGAGCAAGGCAACAATGATAAAATGGAAAAACTAAAAAGAGTCGAGGCCAGCCTTAGAACAAGAAATGAGAAAAGGAGAATTGAGGCAGAGACCTTGAGCCAACCACAACCACAAACAAACATACATGCTGACCCACTCGGAGAAACAGAGGAGTAACTAGGCTCGGCGCTTAAACAACTAGAAgcattgaaaaaagaaaaagaaaaattcgcTCGAGAGCTCCAGGCGCAAGCTGGCAAGGTTGAATGAAGCTAAAAGAGAATTAGCGGAGTCAAAGATTGAATGAAGCTAAAAGAGAATTAGCGGAGTCACTGGGAGAACTGAACGAGTTACAATACATGCATGCCACGCCACCACAACCACTACGCTCGGAGCTAGCCACCAATGACACACCCATCATACAACTGAATCCTAGCTTCGCCGCACATAACACCTACACAACAATCGACAAAAGCTCCCTGCTGTCTTTAGACTTACAAACGACCCCATGGCCTGCAACCTACAAAGTAGTCACATTGCCAAAGTTCAACGGGAAAACAGACCCTCGCCAGTTCCTCATGAGCTACGAGACAGCCATAGCCTCGGCAGGAGGGGACGATATGGTGTTAGCAAAGTCATTCATAATAGCATGCGAAGGGGCGGCGCTGAATTGGTATTCTCTGCTTCTACCACATTACGTATACAGTTGGATAGATCTAAAAACCAAGTTAGTTCAAAACTTTCAAGGTTTTCATAGAGCTGTGACCGATGAAGGAGATTTATTCAACTGCATTCAAAAGGATAAAGAACCCCTAACAAGCTATGTGAAATGATTTGTCCAGCTCAAGTCGCAAACTCTAGATGTAGAGGATAGCGTGGCTATAGCAGCTTGCATCAAAAGGGCTAAACCTAGATTCAACAGCCTCGAAGCTATCAAGAAAAATGCCAAAAACAATGGAAGACCTGTTCACAGAGCTAGACAAATACTGTTAATCAGATGAAGATCACAGCAGAACGGTGGCGGAGAGAAACCACCAAAGGCAAGCCGCAAAAAACCAGAACTGGCAAGTCTCGAGATACAATCACTCACAAGAACACTACTCATACCCACCTCATCAGTTGATGTCAATTGAGGGTAATCAACTGTAACATCCTGCAAATTTGCGAAATGTTAAAATTATGCAAAAAGTTgtaatttcaaaatttttgtgTGAATTGTTTGAGTCATGAAGATAATTTGCAATCCAAGGCTAAAATTTCTCCTTCCCAAATTCCTAGTGAATAAAAAAATTGTGCATTAAAAATATTTAATCATGAACCTTGCATGAATGCGATGGATTTTCACTTGGTCTTACTTGGTTTTTACTTGGTGAATTCAAATTGGAATTCTAAATTCAAATTTGGATTAAAAATCAAAATCTAACAAGACCCTACCTTAACCTGGGTCGAAACCTTCCCTTGGCCCACAAATCCCGCCGGTCTACTCTACCTCGCTAGCTTGCCATCCGCTCTGCCTAGGCCAAAGCCATCTCGCCCTGACGGTCCAGCAACCGGCCCAACTTGCCTTGCATTCCACCAGCCCACACCACCACTTCGCATCGGCCTCCCGCTTTGCCAGTCCGCGTAACAGCTTGTTATGCGCCGGCCCAGCTTCACGACTCGTCTGCGCTGCTCTTGTTGACCTGCGGGCCCTACGCGCTAGCCACCAAGGGGAGTATtcccctttctccttcctcACAGCACTCACGCGCCGCGGACGGGCGTGAAAGCGACAGCCCCGCCGCGCACGAGCTCGCCCGCCCAACCTCGCTTTTGCATTGGCGCATGTCGATGGCCACCACACTGCTCTCCCCGCATCATCGATGTCCATCATgcgcccaaaccctagcccacCGGCTACAAAAGCCTCCGCACCGGCGGCTCCCTGCCCTAGCCGCCTCTGGGGTTTTTCCCCACGCAACCACCGCCAGTCTTGGAGGAGAAGGGAAGTGGGGTATGccggggaagaggaagaagaggggagaggaggaagaaggagccaaagaagagaaggatgacGCCGgagccgcgtcgccgccgcctccgctaaGCTGGTGCTCCTCTGCATGGACACGACCCACCACCGCGCCACCTTTTGCCGCCTCAAGCCGTCGGTAAGCCGCACACCGCACCTCTCCCCATCCCTGTTTGTCCACGCTGCGAGTAGGCTCTAGAACCCACACATGATGTCACCGCTTTCCACCACCTGCCGCGCCGCTGTCGTCGCCCTTGCTGTGTGGCTGGCCATCACGCCGTGCGATGTCTTGAAGGTACCGCACCACCGCAACCCGCTTAGCAGCCGTGCCACACCGCGGCTCTAGGGCACTATAACGCCACGTGCGCTGGCATGGCTGAGCTGCGGCTATGGCTGTGCCACTGGCTCGTGCTCATGCGCACACCCAGAGAGCTAAGACCGGGGCTTGACCCCGTGCCCGTGCGTTACCGTACCGCTACACCGTCCCACCGTCGTTCCCCTTGTCCAGCCATCGTGCCGTGGTTTCTTATGCAGGAGCCACCATCACCGTCGTCGCCCGGCTGCGATGCCGCGCTCCACGGGCTGGGTCTGCCGAAAACCTCGTGATCCCTGTCGCCATGCTGCGGCTGAGGCTAGACCTTGAGCTCGCGAGCGTGCGCAAGCCAAAGCCAAGGCCTTTAGTAGGCCAACCCTCGCAAGCACGCTctccgcgccgtcgccgttgtCCGCTACGACCAAGGCCCGACCTTGGCTTGCGAGCATACCCGGCCGCCGCATCGAGGCAAGCCGAGCCTTTTGACCTCCCTAGGATGCCACTGAGCAGCCTAGGGCCACGCCACTGCCTCacaccaccgcccgcccgctAAACCGCTGCCGCTACGGGGAGCCCTTGGGGGCATTCCACCGAGCACCCTGCGCGCGTGCCCAAAACCCCAATCGGAGGCGGCCACACTGTGGACCACACGTAGACATGGCCACATGAGCTGTAGAAGATCCTGCGCCAAACCAACCCAGTGGCAGCCACGTCACGAGCCACATGGAACGCCACGCAACCTAACAGCCGGCCTATAGCCACCGTGGAGCCACCTATAGACCCTACGTGGTTGGTGACTCAACCGGCCGTGTAGCTAACTATTAGAGGCCACGTAGGCTTTGCAGCTAACCTACAGATGGCCTGTAGATAACCTATAGTCACCCTATAGCTAGCAGAGTGCCATGTTAGCTGTGGGACCCACTAACTGTTGACCCGTTGACCGGGTCAACGCTGACATCATCAGGGCCCACTGATGACATCAGCAAAGACGCGTGGCACGTCCTAGTGCTGCCctgattttcttcttttattttatttttcgcAAATGATTTAAAAATCCAGAAAATGATTTAAAccttaaaaattcataactaattcatcttaactctaaaaattatgaaactagtttcataatttttctaaaatcatgaagAACACGATAGACTAGTCCTTATTTCCATTTGAATCTTTTATGGATCTCTTTTGGGTTTTATTTGCAATTTGGCCCCTGGTAATTATGATAATCGTGTAATTAGGACTTAGATGAAGATTCGAAGCTGAAGTCAAGCCGGTGCTATTTGAG from Setaria italica strain Yugu1 chromosome II, Setaria_italica_v2.0, whole genome shotgun sequence encodes the following:
- the LOC101762363 gene encoding uncharacterized protein LOC101762363, whose product is MALRSPSSTPPRVLGPGDSPPADSPPPTSQCGCGNGARADVARKTKEVEHMLANLEKEGVEIDGKIASIIDDEVARIKAEAAREKLRMNKLKRKGVMLLISIISVAYGFLLGVDWYEDQLYTKVARIICYGEE